In a genomic window of Gambusia affinis linkage group LG04, SWU_Gaff_1.0, whole genome shotgun sequence:
- the LOC122830017 gene encoding perforin-1-like isoform X1, with translation MQFKHLNYFFSQMTRLLQLLLLTWTFSPLCLSTTVSFIGSLEECETAHFVPGYNLGGEGFDIVSMERKAAYVIDTETWDLGNGTCRMYGNSYQNGEKQKVPVSVVDWRNVPKCNLRVSSMVYDSVESLVNSSTSSVSNNWKLGLDIPLTSVGFSVGGSHSKVAEYGMEKSKQDRYEFTSHSVSCSYYNYRLTTNPPLHLEFKTAVESLPPNSSGLPYRNLIDTYGTHYITQVFLGGEIKATTSIRTCEASLKGLSATEVSDCLSVEASANFDTMASIKAMNENCQEKKQKLTHGQSFNSVFSERITEVVGGDKNDVVFFQGSNDPSVHITWKESLKTTPDIVSYNLKPLHTILPDGHPAKSGLKEEVEKYIKENAVLKKCSESCQIGHKSNSRDPCACVCNGNQNIRSNCCPAGKGLAVLRVYNLYARGLYGDCCSETDGSVVVKYTHQEKRTERIDDSDNPNWTESFDFGPIVVNSYDKLTFTVYDDSDWKTDLIGSCSIALRSGIVSNSCMFDHGTLFFSYSVECAPSLGGNQCEEYIPSPMDPSLAKVFYSRNGFCLEI, from the exons atgcaatttaaacatttaaattattttttttcacagatgactagacttctgcagctcctgctcctGACCTGGACATTCAGTCCTCTGTGTCTCTCAACCACTGTGAGTTTCATTGGTTCACTGGAGGAATGTGAAACTGCTCACTTTGTTCCAGGTTACAACCTGGGTGGAGAAGGCTTCGACATTGTCAGCATGGAAAGAAAAGCTGCCTATGTCATTGACACTGAAACATGGGACCTTGGAAATGGCACTTGCAGAATGTACGGAAACAGCTACCAGAatggagagaaacaaaaggTCCCAGTCTCTGTGGTGGACTGGAGAAATGTCCCGAAATGCAATTTGAGAGTCTCCAGTATGGTCTATGATTCTGTTGAATCTCTCGTCAATAGCTCCACATCATCTGTGTCCAACAACTGGAAACTTGGTCTTGATATTCCTTTAACCTCAGTTGGTTTTTCTGTTGGAGGTTCCCATTCCAAGGTGGCTGAATATGGCATGGAAAAGTCAAAACAAGACCGCTACGAATTTACCAGCCATTCTGTTAGCTGTAGCTACTACAA CTACAGACTGACAACAAACCCACCTTTGCATCTTGAATTTAAAACGGCTGTGGAGTCTCTTCCTCCAAATTCTTCTGGGTTACCATATCGTAATTTGATCGATACTTATGGCACACATTACATCACACAGGTTTTCCTAGGAGGGGagataaaagcaacaacatcGATTAGGACCTGCGAGGCATCCTTAAAGGGGCTGTCGGCTACCGAAGTTAGTGACTGTCTGTCAGTTGAAGCTTCTGCTAACTTTGATACTATGGCAAGCATTAAGGCTATGAATGAAAACTGTcaggagaaaaaacagaaactgaccCATGGTCAAAGTTTCAACTCTGTGTTTAGTGAACGTATCACAGAAGTTGTTGGTGGGGACAAAAATGATGTTGTGTTCTTCCAAGGGTCTAATGATCCCAGTGTCCATATCACATGGAAAGAGTCTCTTAAAACTACCCCTGACATCGTGAGTTACAACCTGAAGCCTCTGCACACAATTCTGCCAGATGGTCATCCTGCCAAAAGTGGGCTTAAAGAAGAGGTGGAAAAGTATATTAAGGAGAATGCAGtgctaaaaaaatgttcagaatccTGTCAAATTGGACACAAATCCAACAGCAGAGATCcctgtgcttgtgtgtgtaaCGGCAACCAGAATATTAGGTCAAACTGCTGTCCAGCTGGAAAAGGTCTTGCAGTATTGAGGGTGTACAATCTTTATGCTAGGGGACTGTATGGTGATTGTTGCTCTGAGACAGACGGTTCAGTGGTTGTTAAATATACTCACCAGGAAAAGCGTACTGAAAGGATAGATGATTCTGACAATCCCAATTGGACAGAGTCATTTGATTTTGGACCCATTGTTGTAAATAGCTATGACAAACTTACATTCACGGTTTATGACGATTCAGATTGGAAAACGGATCTGATTGGTAGTTGCTCCATTGCTCTCCGCAGCGGAATCGTTTCAAACAGTTGCATGTTTGATCATGGTACCCTTTTTTTTAGCTACTCAGTTGAATGTGCACCAAGCCTTGGTGGCAACCAATGTGAGGAGTACATTCCTTCTCCCATGGATCCGTCTTTGGCTAAAGTTTTCTACTCCAGAAACGGGTTCTGCTTGGAGATTTAA
- the LOC122830017 gene encoding perforin-1-like isoform X2, with product MTRLLQLLLLTWTFSPLCLSTTVSFIGSLEECETAHFVPGYNLGGEGFDIVSMERKAAYVIDTETWDLGNGTCRMYGNSYQNGEKQKVPVSVVDWRNVPKCNLRVSSMVYDSVESLVNSSTSSVSNNWKLGLDIPLTSVGFSVGGSHSKVAEYGMEKSKQDRYEFTSHSVSCSYYNYRLTTNPPLHLEFKTAVESLPPNSSGLPYRNLIDTYGTHYITQVFLGGEIKATTSIRTCEASLKGLSATEVSDCLSVEASANFDTMASIKAMNENCQEKKQKLTHGQSFNSVFSERITEVVGGDKNDVVFFQGSNDPSVHITWKESLKTTPDIVSYNLKPLHTILPDGHPAKSGLKEEVEKYIKENAVLKKCSESCQIGHKSNSRDPCACVCNGNQNIRSNCCPAGKGLAVLRVYNLYARGLYGDCCSETDGSVVVKYTHQEKRTERIDDSDNPNWTESFDFGPIVVNSYDKLTFTVYDDSDWKTDLIGSCSIALRSGIVSNSCMFDHGTLFFSYSVECAPSLGGNQCEEYIPSPMDPSLAKVFYSRNGFCLEI from the exons atgactagacttctgcagctcctgctcctGACCTGGACATTCAGTCCTCTGTGTCTCTCAACCACTGTGAGTTTCATTGGTTCACTGGAGGAATGTGAAACTGCTCACTTTGTTCCAGGTTACAACCTGGGTGGAGAAGGCTTCGACATTGTCAGCATGGAAAGAAAAGCTGCCTATGTCATTGACACTGAAACATGGGACCTTGGAAATGGCACTTGCAGAATGTACGGAAACAGCTACCAGAatggagagaaacaaaaggTCCCAGTCTCTGTGGTGGACTGGAGAAATGTCCCGAAATGCAATTTGAGAGTCTCCAGTATGGTCTATGATTCTGTTGAATCTCTCGTCAATAGCTCCACATCATCTGTGTCCAACAACTGGAAACTTGGTCTTGATATTCCTTTAACCTCAGTTGGTTTTTCTGTTGGAGGTTCCCATTCCAAGGTGGCTGAATATGGCATGGAAAAGTCAAAACAAGACCGCTACGAATTTACCAGCCATTCTGTTAGCTGTAGCTACTACAA CTACAGACTGACAACAAACCCACCTTTGCATCTTGAATTTAAAACGGCTGTGGAGTCTCTTCCTCCAAATTCTTCTGGGTTACCATATCGTAATTTGATCGATACTTATGGCACACATTACATCACACAGGTTTTCCTAGGAGGGGagataaaagcaacaacatcGATTAGGACCTGCGAGGCATCCTTAAAGGGGCTGTCGGCTACCGAAGTTAGTGACTGTCTGTCAGTTGAAGCTTCTGCTAACTTTGATACTATGGCAAGCATTAAGGCTATGAATGAAAACTGTcaggagaaaaaacagaaactgaccCATGGTCAAAGTTTCAACTCTGTGTTTAGTGAACGTATCACAGAAGTTGTTGGTGGGGACAAAAATGATGTTGTGTTCTTCCAAGGGTCTAATGATCCCAGTGTCCATATCACATGGAAAGAGTCTCTTAAAACTACCCCTGACATCGTGAGTTACAACCTGAAGCCTCTGCACACAATTCTGCCAGATGGTCATCCTGCCAAAAGTGGGCTTAAAGAAGAGGTGGAAAAGTATATTAAGGAGAATGCAGtgctaaaaaaatgttcagaatccTGTCAAATTGGACACAAATCCAACAGCAGAGATCcctgtgcttgtgtgtgtaaCGGCAACCAGAATATTAGGTCAAACTGCTGTCCAGCTGGAAAAGGTCTTGCAGTATTGAGGGTGTACAATCTTTATGCTAGGGGACTGTATGGTGATTGTTGCTCTGAGACAGACGGTTCAGTGGTTGTTAAATATACTCACCAGGAAAAGCGTACTGAAAGGATAGATGATTCTGACAATCCCAATTGGACAGAGTCATTTGATTTTGGACCCATTGTTGTAAATAGCTATGACAAACTTACATTCACGGTTTATGACGATTCAGATTGGAAAACGGATCTGATTGGTAGTTGCTCCATTGCTCTCCGCAGCGGAATCGTTTCAAACAGTTGCATGTTTGATCATGGTACCCTTTTTTTTAGCTACTCAGTTGAATGTGCACCAAGCCTTGGTGGCAACCAATGTGAGGAGTACATTCCTTCTCCCATGGATCCGTCTTTGGCTAAAGTTTTCTACTCCAGAAACGGGTTCTGCTTGGAGATTTAA